One window from the genome of Hippocampus zosterae strain Florida chromosome 7, ASM2543408v3, whole genome shotgun sequence encodes:
- the gngt2b gene encoding guanine nucleotide-binding protein G(I)/G(S)/G(O) subunit gamma-T2b, which yields MARDMSDKEILKMELEQLKKEVNTPRTAVSANCTDTISFVEALLPNDPLIKGVPDDKNPYKGDKGGCLIT from the exons ATGGCTCGGGATATGTCTGATAAGGAGATCTTGAAAATGGAGTTGGAGCAGCTGAAGAAAGAAGTGAACACACCAAGGACAGCA GTGAGTGCAAACTGCACAGACACAATCTCCTTTGTGGAGGCGCTGCTTCCCAACGACCCGCTCATCAAGGGAGTCCCCGATGACAAAAACCCCTACAAAGGGGACAAGGGTGGTTGCCTAATCACATAG